In one window of Paracoccus liaowanqingii DNA:
- a CDS encoding replication endonuclease, translated as MTRKPDAKTPPDQKPPVLKSDSRQTNWRRANLSKYRAHLAVQRALMSGQLQKQPCEVCGVSVVDAHHDRYDQPLDVRWLCRSHHVKLPHYGEDMFPIGGMSSNRV; from the coding sequence ATGACACGCAAGCCGGACGCGAAGACGCCCCCGGATCAGAAACCACCTGTTCTGAAAAGTGACAGTCGTCAGACCAACTGGCGCCGAGCCAATCTTTCCAAGTACCGTGCACATCTCGCCGTGCAACGCGCGCTCATGTCTGGCCAGCTCCAGAAGCAGCCCTGTGAGGTCTGCGGGGTGAGCGTCGTCGACGCCCATCACGACCGCTATGATCAGCCTCTCGATGTCCGCTGGCTGTGCCGTTCCCATCACGTCAAGCTGCCCCACTATGGCGAGGACATGTTTCCGATTGGCGG
- a CDS encoding IS630 family transposase: protein MVNHLERLAFLDETGLKTNMTKATGWSPCGQRFVDHAPFGYWRSQTFTAALRHDRLDAPWVINEAMNAEMFELYIKTQLVPTLRAGDVVILDNLSSHKSPAAAAALHDIGAWFLFLPPYSPDLNPIEMAFAKLKALVRKAAARTYDQLWAAVGQVCDLFSDEECYNYFKAAGYEVD from the coding sequence ATGGTCAACCATCTGGAGCGGCTGGCCTTCCTTGATGAGACCGGGCTCAAGACCAACATGACCAAGGCCACCGGCTGGTCGCCTTGCGGGCAACGTTTCGTGGATCATGCGCCGTTTGGATATTGGCGGAGCCAGACCTTCACTGCAGCGCTACGCCATGACCGGCTGGACGCGCCTTGGGTGATCAACGAGGCGATGAACGCCGAGATGTTCGAACTTTATATCAAAACCCAGCTCGTCCCGACGCTCCGGGCCGGCGACGTCGTCATTCTGGACAACCTCTCCAGCCACAAGAGCCCTGCCGCTGCGGCTGCACTGCATGATATCGGCGCGTGGTTCTTGTTCCTGCCGCCATACAGCCCCGATCTCAATCCGATTGAAATGGCATTTGCCAAGCTCAAGGCTCTTGTCAGAAAAGCTGCCGCAAGGACCTACGATCAGCTATGGGCCGCGGTCGGCCAAGTCTGCGACCTGTTCTCCGACGAGGAATGCTACAACTACTTTAAAGCCGCAGGCTATGAGGTCGATTGA
- a CDS encoding IclR family transcriptional regulator domain-containing protein, protein MANRTDIIGSLGKGLQVIEAFGADQPRMSISDVAAATGLDRATARRCLLTLHDLGYASYDGKFFALTARVLRLGMGALAAMPLAHLVQPWLEQLSDRIGQSTSVSILDGTEIVYLARAAQRRVMSIGLMPGSRLPVHCTSMGRVLLAALPRDQALALITSSDLTPRTPHSLTDPTEIMTRIDAARRDGYAVIDQEVEPGLRSIAVPLHSVQGRVIAAINTGVAAVQADATDLVALYLEPLLKVQEGLRRVLR, encoded by the coding sequence ATGGCGAACAGGACGGACATCATCGGATCGCTCGGCAAGGGATTGCAGGTGATCGAGGCGTTCGGGGCGGACCAGCCCCGCATGTCGATCTCGGACGTGGCGGCGGCGACCGGCCTGGATCGCGCCACGGCGCGCCGGTGCCTGCTGACGCTGCACGATCTGGGCTATGCCAGCTATGACGGCAAGTTCTTCGCCCTGACCGCGCGGGTTCTGCGCCTCGGCATGGGCGCCCTTGCGGCAATGCCCCTGGCGCATCTCGTGCAGCCCTGGCTGGAGCAGCTGTCCGACCGGATAGGGCAATCGACCTCGGTGTCGATCCTCGACGGGACCGAGATCGTCTATCTCGCCAGGGCGGCGCAGCGGCGGGTGATGTCGATCGGCCTGATGCCTGGATCGCGCTTGCCCGTGCATTGCACGTCGATGGGGCGCGTCCTGCTGGCCGCCCTTCCCCGCGATCAGGCCCTGGCGCTGATCACGTCGTCCGATCTGACGCCGCGCACGCCCCACAGCCTGACCGATCCGACCGAGATCATGACCCGGATCGACGCCGCACGCCGGGACGGATACGCCGTCATCGACCAGGAGGTCGAGCCGGGCCTGCGCTCCATCGCCGTGCCCCTCCATTCGGTGCAAGGCCGCGTCATCGCGGCGATCAACACGGGCGTCGCCGCCGTGCAGGCGGATGCGACGGATCTGGTCGCGCTGTATCTTGAGCCGCTTCTGAAGGTTCAGGAGGGCCTACGGCGAGTGCTGCGATAG
- a CDS encoding type II 3-dehydroquinate dehydratase: MKPIYILNGPNLNRLGRREPEIYGHTTLVEIEAMCRAAAGDAPVVFRQSNAEAELVDWIHEAIDEGAAIIINPAGLSFRSIPILDALKMFDGPIIELHISNIHRREEIYQHSLMSRAVTAVIAGLGPMGYPTSVKAIRQILGNLGTTPSR, from the coding sequence ATGAAGCCAATTTATATCCTGAATGGACCCAACCTGAACCGCCTTGGTCGGCGCGAACCAGAAATCTATGGTCACACGACCTTAGTGGAAATAGAGGCGATGTGCCGGGCCGCTGCCGGTGATGCCCCGGTGGTCTTTCGCCAATCGAATGCCGAGGCCGAGCTTGTCGACTGGATCCACGAGGCCATCGACGAAGGGGCTGCAATCATCATCAATCCCGCCGGTCTCAGCTTTCGTTCGATCCCGATCCTCGATGCGCTGAAAATGTTCGATGGACCGATTATCGAGCTGCACATCTCGAACATCCACCGGCGGGAAGAGATCTATCAGCATTCCTTGATGTCGCGGGCGGTGACGGCGGTCATCGCGGGACTGGGTCCAATGGGCTATCCAACGTCGGTAAAGGCCATCAGGCAGATACTGGGCAATCTCGGTACTACGCCTTCACGCTGA
- a CDS encoding IS701 family transposase translates to MGNWRSDLETWLAPFVAALGHKTRGRMCPAYVAGLIGPGDRKSVQPMAARDGAVGYDQLHHFIADGVWDSAPLEAVLLAEADRLVGGDDAFLVIDDTCLPKKGERSVGVSPQYASSLGKTANCQSLVSVTLASREVPVAVGLRLFLPEVWTNDPDRMARARVPDDRQTALSKPEIAIEEIDRVRAAGVRFGCVLADAGYGSSGPFRQALSARSLAWAVGLSRRQNVYPADVGLVFPEAGRGRRRKYHLPDRFAVSAEQMLEDEKWRKVSWRRGTKGRLNCQFAATRVHIADGHRHRMADGRVQAMPGDEEVWLIGERRATGERKYYASNLPADTNLKALAAAVKARWICEQAHQQLKEELGLDHFEGRSWTGIHRHALMTMIAYAFLQSRRLKAAGRKKKSPRTAPATNHASRQASHPRRLRETTTRTLPSL, encoded by the coding sequence ATGGGGAACTGGCGGAGCGATCTGGAAACCTGGCTGGCGCCGTTTGTTGCGGCGCTTGGGCACAAGACGCGGGGGCGGATGTGTCCGGCCTATGTTGCCGGGCTCATTGGCCCGGGTGATCGCAAGAGCGTGCAGCCGATGGCGGCACGGGACGGGGCGGTCGGCTATGACCAACTGCATCATTTCATCGCCGACGGGGTCTGGGACAGCGCGCCGCTGGAGGCGGTCTTGCTGGCCGAGGCCGACAGGCTGGTTGGTGGCGATGACGCCTTTCTGGTCATCGATGATACCTGTCTGCCGAAGAAGGGTGAACGCTCGGTCGGGGTTTCGCCGCAATATGCCTCATCGCTTGGCAAGACCGCGAATTGCCAGTCGCTGGTCTCGGTAACGCTGGCCTCGCGCGAGGTGCCGGTGGCGGTGGGGTTGCGGCTGTTTCTACCAGAGGTCTGGACCAACGATCCCGACCGCATGGCCCGGGCCCGGGTGCCGGACGATCGTCAAACGGCCCTGAGCAAACCTGAAATTGCCATCGAGGAGATCGACCGGGTGAGGGCTGCGGGTGTCCGCTTCGGCTGCGTGCTGGCCGATGCGGGTTACGGATCGAGCGGGCCTTTTCGCCAGGCCCTGAGCGCGCGCTCTCTCGCTTGGGCGGTCGGCCTGTCACGGCGCCAGAACGTCTATCCGGCAGATGTCGGGCTGGTCTTTCCCGAGGCCGGGCGCGGCCGACGCCGCAAATATCACCTCCCAGACCGCTTTGCCGTTTCCGCCGAACAGATGCTGGAGGACGAGAAATGGCGGAAGGTCAGCTGGAGGCGAGGGACCAAAGGCAGGCTGAATTGCCAGTTCGCCGCAACCCGTGTCCACATCGCCGATGGCCACCGACATCGCATGGCAGATGGCCGTGTGCAAGCCATGCCCGGTGACGAGGAGGTTTGGCTGATTGGCGAACGCCGTGCGACCGGCGAGCGGAAATACTACGCCTCGAACCTGCCAGCCGACACCAACCTCAAGGCGCTTGCCGCCGCCGTCAAGGCCCGATGGATCTGCGAACAGGCGCATCAACAACTCAAGGAGGAGCTTGGTCTCGATCATTTCGAGGGACGGTCCTGGACGGGTATTCACCGACACGCGCTGATGACGATGATCGCCTACGCCTTCCTGCAATCCCGCCGCCTCAAGGCCGCGGGACGGAAAAAAAAGAGTCCCCGGACCGCCCCCGCAACCAACCATGCCAGCCGTCAGGCAAGCCATCCTCGACGCCTTCGCGAGACCACCACCAGGACGCTGCCCTCATTGTGA
- a CDS encoding IS110 family RNA-guided transposase, translated as MSIVIVGIDLGKNSCSIVGLDSLGTVVVRRRLRRDGVIAFASKLPACIMAMEACCGAHHMGRSLAALGHEVRLMSPEYVRPYVKAQKNDDRDAEAIAEAATRPTMRFVELKSEEQLDVQTLHRVRDRLVGERTSLTNQIRSLLLERGHVVAQGHARLRHLLADMLDPGTGSLSPRMAFLLGDMRTRWDELDRRIAAFDAEFAAMARTDERARRLTSIPGIGALNATALVAAVGNAATFTKGRNLAAWLGLVPRQATTGGKPKLLGITKRGSRYLRKMLIQGARSAMPTLAKANSAVGAWLRALLVRTHPNVAVVALAAKMARTVWALLRHGRNYEAVPQAAG; from the coding sequence ATGAGCATTGTGATCGTTGGCATCGACCTAGGCAAGAACAGCTGCAGCATCGTCGGTCTCGACAGCCTGGGGACAGTGGTGGTGCGACGGCGATTGCGTCGTGACGGCGTCATCGCCTTCGCGTCGAAGCTGCCGGCCTGCATCATGGCCATGGAGGCGTGTTGCGGCGCTCATCACATGGGACGGTCGCTGGCAGCACTGGGGCATGAGGTCCGGCTGATGTCGCCGGAATATGTCCGGCCTTACGTCAAGGCGCAGAAGAATGATGATCGCGACGCTGAGGCCATTGCCGAAGCGGCAACCCGACCCACCATGCGCTTTGTCGAACTCAAGAGCGAGGAGCAACTCGACGTCCAGACGTTGCATCGGGTGCGGGATCGACTGGTCGGAGAACGCACGTCGCTGACCAACCAGATCAGGAGCCTTCTGCTGGAACGGGGACATGTCGTAGCACAGGGCCATGCCCGGTTGCGCCACCTGCTCGCTGACATGCTCGACCCCGGCACGGGCAGCCTCAGTCCCCGCATGGCTTTCCTGCTCGGCGACATGCGCACGCGGTGGGACGAGCTTGACCGCCGCATTGCCGCTTTTGACGCCGAGTTCGCGGCCATGGCTCGGACCGATGAGCGAGCACGGCGGCTGACAAGCATTCCGGGCATCGGTGCGCTGAATGCCACCGCATTGGTCGCCGCTGTCGGCAACGCCGCGACATTCACGAAAGGACGCAATCTGGCCGCCTGGCTGGGTCTGGTGCCCAGGCAGGCGACAACAGGAGGCAAACCGAAACTGCTCGGGATCACGAAGCGCGGCAGTCGATACCTGCGCAAGATGCTGATCCAAGGCGCGCGATCTGCCATGCCAACACTGGCAAAAGCGAATTCTGCCGTAGGCGCCTGGCTGCGTGCACTGCTTGTGCGCACCCATCCCAACGTCGCTGTTGTCGCCCTTGCTGCGAAGATGGCCCGCACTGTCTGGGCGCTTCTGCGGCACGGGCGAAACTATGAAGCCGTGCCGCAGGCGGCCGGTTGA
- a CDS encoding IS5 family transposase, with translation MNTDILHGDRREGRAIHKGGRGRQIGRTKGGMNTKLHAVTDAKGRPIRFFMTAGQVSDYTGAAALLGSLPKADWLLADRGYDADWLREMLEDKGIKACIPGRKSRKKTVKYDKRRYKRRNRIEIMFGRLKDWRRVATRYDRCPETYLSAIALAATVLFWL, from the coding sequence TTGAACACCGACATCCTACACGGAGATCGGCGGGAGGGGCGGGCCATCCATAAAGGGGGGCGCGGTCGCCAGATCGGTCGAACGAAGGGCGGCATGAACACAAAGCTGCACGCCGTCACTGATGCGAAAGGCCGACCGATCCGGTTCTTCATGACGGCAGGGCAGGTCAGCGACTACACGGGGGCGGCGGCGCTGCTGGGCAGCCTACCGAAGGCCGACTGGCTCTTGGCAGACAGGGGCTACGACGCGGACTGGCTGAGAGAAATGTTGGAAGACAAGGGCATAAAAGCCTGCATCCCCGGCCGGAAGTCCCGCAAAAAGACCGTGAAATACGATAAGCGCCGCTACAAAAGGCGCAATCGCATCGAGATCATGTTCGGTCGGCTGAAAGACTGGAGGCGGGTGGCCACGCGTTACGACAGGTGCCCGGAGACATACCTTTCGGCTATCGCTTTGGCTGCAACCGTCCTGTTCTGGCTCTGA
- the pcaF gene encoding 3-oxoadipyl-CoA thiolase: MTEAFICDYIRTPIGRFGGALSSVRADDLGAIPLRALMARNAGVDWQAVDDVIFGCANQAGEDNRNVARMSLLLAGLPVEIGGTTINRLCGSGMDAIIAAARAIRAGEADLMIAGGVESMSRAPFVMPKAEAAFSRSTAIHDTTIGWRFVNPLMEAQYGVESMPETAENVAEDFSISRGDQDAFALRSQDKAARAQADGRLAQEITPVSVAQRKGDPRIVDRDEHPRATTLEALAALKAPFRKGGTVTAGNASGVNDGAAALIIASEAGARRHGLTPIARVLGGAVAGVAPRIMGFGPAPASRKLMARLGMGQADFDVIELNEAFASQGLATLRDLGIADDDPRVNPNGGAIALGHPLGMSGARITGAAALELLRIGGRRSLSMMCIGAGQGIAIALERV; encoded by the coding sequence ATGACCGAGGCCTTTATCTGTGACTACATCCGCACGCCCATCGGCCGGTTCGGAGGCGCGCTGTCCTCCGTCCGGGCGGACGATCTGGGGGCCATCCCGCTGCGCGCGCTGATGGCGCGCAATGCGGGCGTCGACTGGCAGGCGGTCGATGACGTGATCTTCGGCTGCGCCAATCAGGCGGGCGAGGACAACCGCAACGTGGCGCGCATGTCGCTGCTGCTGGCCGGCCTGCCGGTCGAGATCGGCGGGACGACCATCAACCGGCTTTGCGGATCGGGCATGGATGCGATCATCGCCGCCGCCCGCGCCATCCGCGCTGGCGAGGCCGATCTGATGATCGCCGGCGGGGTCGAGTCGATGTCCCGCGCCCCCTTCGTGATGCCCAAGGCCGAGGCCGCGTTCTCGCGCAGCACCGCCATTCACGACACGACCATCGGCTGGCGGTTCGTCAATCCGCTAATGGAGGCGCAGTACGGCGTCGAGTCCATGCCTGAGACAGCCGAAAACGTCGCCGAGGATTTCAGCATCAGCCGCGGCGATCAGGATGCCTTTGCCCTGCGCTCGCAGGACAAGGCCGCCCGGGCGCAGGCCGATGGCCGGCTGGCGCAGGAGATCACCCCGGTCAGCGTTGCGCAGCGCAAGGGCGATCCGCGCATCGTGGATCGGGACGAACATCCCCGTGCCACGACCCTCGAGGCGCTGGCGGCGCTGAAGGCCCCGTTCCGCAAGGGCGGGACGGTCACGGCGGGCAATGCCTCGGGTGTGAATGACGGGGCGGCGGCGCTGATCATCGCCTCCGAGGCAGGCGCGCGCCGTCACGGCCTGACGCCCATCGCCCGGGTGCTGGGCGGGGCCGTAGCGGGTGTCGCGCCGCGCATCATGGGCTTTGGCCCGGCGCCCGCCTCGCGAAAGCTGATGGCCAGGCTGGGCATGGGCCAGGCCGATTTCGACGTGATCGAGCTGAACGAGGCCTTTGCCAGCCAGGGTCTGGCGACGTTGCGGGATCTGGGGATCGCCGACGACGACCCGCGCGTGAACCCCAATGGCGGCGCCATCGCGCTTGGCCACCCCTTGGGCATGTCGGGTGCGCGCATCACCGGCGCGGCGGCGCTGGAACTGCTGCGCATCGGCGGACGGCGATCTTTGTCGATGATGTGCATCGGCGCAGGCCAAGGCATCGCGATCGCCCTGGAACGGGTCTGA
- a CDS encoding Fic family protein: MLALPAAEAAGARERLVYIEVEAMLLAQGLMLGCDEIGRELMEARAASDPEALRLARWAVRRLEGQGALADLPAFLGLHRRAASDEPSATSMDLRLQGREFDGAAVEFLAAVDAFTALHPLARGPAALALWRMAELSPPGQVAEPAVWSARHMAAGAEGLRFVPFGRHGRRVWTGYGPPADRLATHLAALRAGAQEARALILRIGAWSEQARAATAGIKGDNAARVIAVLAARPFVSAMEMETRAGISRPTAERMLKRLNDLGLTREVTGNRRFRLWTTER; encoded by the coding sequence TTGCTGGCGCTGCCCGCGGCGGAGGCCGCAGGGGCCCGCGAACGCCTGGTCTACATCGAGGTCGAGGCGATGCTGCTGGCGCAGGGGCTGATGCTGGGTTGTGACGAGATCGGCCGCGAGTTGATGGAGGCCCGCGCAGCATCCGACCCGGAGGCGTTGCGTCTGGCGCGGTGGGCGGTCCGGCGGCTGGAAGGGCAGGGGGCCTTGGCGGACCTGCCGGCCTTTCTGGGTCTGCACCGCCGCGCCGCATCCGACGAGCCATCGGCGACCAGCATGGACCTGCGCCTCCAGGGCAGGGAATTCGATGGCGCGGCTGTTGAGTTCCTAGCGGCCGTCGATGCCTTTACGGCGTTGCACCCGCTGGCACGCGGCCCTGCGGCTCTCGCCCTGTGGCGCATGGCCGAGCTGTCGCCGCCGGGGCAGGTGGCCGAGCCTGCCGTCTGGTCGGCGCGCCACATGGCGGCAGGGGCCGAGGGGCTGCGCTTCGTCCCCTTCGGCCGGCATGGGCGGCGGGTCTGGACCGGCTATGGTCCGCCCGCCGATCGATTGGCCACACATCTTGCCGCGCTGCGCGCCGGCGCGCAGGAGGCGCGGGCCCTGATCCTGCGCATCGGTGCCTGGTCCGAGCAGGCCCGGGCCGCCACCGCCGGCATCAAGGGCGACAACGCCGCCCGGGTCATCGCGGTGCTGGCGGCCCGGCCCTTCGTCTCGGCCATGGAGATGGAGACGCGCGCTGGCATCAGCCGCCCTACGGCCGAGCGCATGCTGAAGCGCCTGAACGATCTCGGTCTGACCCGCGAAGTGACCGGCAATCGCAGGTTCCGGCTGTGGACCACCGAAAGATGA
- a CDS encoding TRAP transporter small permease, with protein sequence MRQALTRMAGWLRHGVEAVAAALMAVMFLSFIVTILYRYVLNWPSGWAAELGTVLWIWLVLFGAAFLLREEDEIRFDIVYGSVRPGLRRAMTVLSAIGIVGLFAVSLPAVWDYVTFMKVQRTAYLRIRYDWLYSIYVIFAVAVILRYLSLAARALRGHDPLGGRPGGESESNYDPVDPPAPLPDTQAGKAR encoded by the coding sequence ATGCGACAGGCACTGACCCGGATGGCGGGATGGCTGAGACATGGCGTCGAGGCGGTGGCGGCCGCCTTGATGGCCGTCATGTTCTTGTCCTTCATCGTGACCATCCTGTACCGCTATGTACTGAACTGGCCCTCGGGCTGGGCGGCCGAACTGGGAACGGTCCTGTGGATCTGGCTGGTCCTGTTCGGTGCGGCCTTTCTTCTGCGCGAAGAGGATGAAATCCGGTTCGACATCGTTTATGGCAGCGTCCGGCCCGGTCTGCGCCGGGCGATGACGGTCCTTTCCGCCATCGGCATCGTGGGGCTGTTCGCGGTCTCGCTGCCGGCGGTCTGGGATTACGTGACCTTCATGAAGGTGCAGCGGACGGCCTATCTGCGCATCCGCTATGATTGGCTGTATTCGATCTATGTGATCTTCGCCGTGGCGGTCATCCTGCGCTATCTGTCGCTGGCGGCACGGGCCCTGCGGGGTCACGACCCGCTTGGCGGCAGGCCGGGTGGCGAATCCGAGAGCAATTACGACCCTGTCGATCCCCCCGCCCCGCTTCCCGACACACAGGCAGGAAAGGCCCGCTGA
- a CDS encoding 3-oxoacid CoA-transferase subunit A has translation MDKRIASLADATAEVGDGATVMIGGFGGSGAPIELIHALIDRFLATGSPTGLTVINNNAGNGHVGIAAMIEQGMVARMICSFPRSADPVVFTDRYQAGRIALELVPQGTLAERIRAGGAGIPAFYTPTGFGTDLAEGKPVAEFDGRPYVQERWLKADVALIKAETGDHLGNLTYRMAARNFAPLMAMAATRTIVQVSHVVAPGGIDPEAVITPGIFVDALVHVPDPAQEEDLNRAGARYPEVTA, from the coding sequence ATGGACAAACGCATCGCAAGTCTGGCCGACGCGACCGCCGAGGTCGGCGACGGCGCCACGGTGATGATCGGCGGTTTCGGCGGATCGGGCGCGCCGATCGAGCTGATCCACGCGCTGATCGACCGCTTCCTGGCCACCGGCAGCCCGACGGGGCTGACCGTCATCAACAACAATGCCGGCAACGGTCATGTCGGCATCGCGGCGATGATCGAGCAGGGCATGGTGGCCCGGATGATCTGCTCGTTCCCGCGCTCTGCCGATCCGGTAGTGTTCACCGACCGCTACCAAGCCGGCCGGATCGCGCTGGAGCTGGTCCCGCAGGGGACGCTGGCCGAGCGCATTCGTGCGGGCGGGGCGGGCATCCCGGCCTTCTACACGCCGACGGGCTTCGGCACCGACCTGGCCGAGGGCAAGCCCGTGGCCGAATTCGACGGCCGCCCCTATGTGCAGGAACGCTGGCTGAAGGCCGATGTCGCGCTCATCAAGGCGGAAACCGGGGACCATCTGGGCAACCTGACCTATCGGATGGCGGCGCGCAATTTCGCGCCGCTGATGGCCATGGCCGCGACCCGGACCATCGTGCAGGTCAGCCATGTGGTCGCGCCGGGCGGCATCGATCCCGAGGCGGTGATCACGCCGGGGATCTTCGTCGATGCCCTCGTCCACGTGCCGGACCCGGCGCAGGAGGAGGATCTGAACCGCGCAGGGGCGCGATACCCGGAGGTGACGGCATGA
- a CDS encoding TRAP transporter large permease: MDPFIITLVVICGLALLGLPIGLSMISGSVVYMAMRGQDMGLVAERLLNSMFTGYVILAVPLFILAAELMNVGSMTDRLLRFCNALVGRFKGGLAYVNVVQSIIFSGMSGSAFADAAGSGRVISNMMTRNGRYSRSFAGALTASSAVIGPIVPPSIPMVLYALISNASIGYLFLAGILPGLLMGLMLMIVVFFTARRHNFPVEEPVPLRELPGVTARALPALMMPVVLLGGIYSGAMTPTEAAAVAAAYALLVSALLYRSVSLRQLYHSLVGGARSSVAIGMLIAGALVFNYVVTAENIPETLRIALAGYDLTPLQFLLLVNAVLLLLGCLLEGTAIILVIVPVFIPTANALGVDLVHFGVVVVVNVMIGLITPPYGLLIFIMQSITKAPLGALIRDLIPFIVSLLVALAILTLFPDLVLWLPRRFGYTG, encoded by the coding sequence ATGGATCCCTTCATCATAACGCTGGTGGTCATCTGCGGCCTGGCGCTGCTGGGCTTGCCGATCGGCCTTTCGATGATTTCCGGTTCCGTCGTCTATATGGCGATGCGGGGTCAGGATATGGGGCTGGTGGCCGAACGGCTGCTCAACAGCATGTTCACGGGTTATGTCATTCTGGCCGTGCCGCTGTTCATCCTGGCAGCAGAGCTGATGAATGTCGGGTCCATGACCGACCGCCTGCTTCGCTTCTGCAATGCCTTGGTGGGGCGGTTCAAGGGTGGGCTGGCCTATGTCAATGTGGTCCAGTCGATCATCTTTTCCGGCATGTCCGGATCGGCCTTCGCGGATGCGGCAGGGTCCGGGCGGGTCATCTCGAACATGATGACCCGCAATGGCCGGTATTCCCGCAGCTTTGCCGGGGCCCTGACCGCCAGTTCTGCCGTCATCGGGCCCATCGTGCCGCCATCGATCCCGATGGTGCTCTATGCGCTGATCTCGAATGCCTCGATCGGCTATCTGTTTCTGGCGGGCATCCTGCCGGGGCTGCTGATGGGGCTGATGCTGATGATCGTCGTCTTCTTCACCGCCCGGCGGCACAACTTCCCGGTCGAGGAGCCGGTGCCCCTGCGTGAGCTGCCGGGCGTGACGGCGCGGGCCCTGCCGGCGCTGATGATGCCCGTCGTCCTGCTGGGCGGGATCTACAGCGGCGCGATGACCCCGACCGAGGCTGCCGCCGTCGCCGCCGCCTATGCGCTGCTGGTGTCCGCCCTGCTCTATCGCAGCGTCAGCCTGCGCCAGCTGTATCATTCGCTAGTCGGCGGCGCGCGGTCGTCCGTGGCCATCGGCATGCTGATCGCCGGGGCGCTGGTCTTCAACTATGTCGTCACCGCCGAGAACATCCCCGAAACGCTGCGGATCGCGCTGGCGGGGTATGATCTGACGCCGCTGCAGTTCCTGCTGCTGGTCAATGCGGTTCTTCTGCTGCTGGGATGCCTGCTGGAGGGGACGGCGATCATCCTGGTGATCGTGCCGGTGTTCATCCCCACGGCCAACGCGCTTGGCGTCGATCTGGTGCATTTCGGGGTCGTCGTGGTCGTCAACGTCATGATCGGCCTGATTACCCCTCCCTACGGGCTGCTGATCTTTATCATGCAGAGCATTACCAAGGCACCCTTGGGTGCGCTGATCCGCGACCTGATCCCGTTCATCGTCTCTCTGCTAGTCGCGCTGGCGATCCTGACGCTGTTCCCCGACCTGGTCCTGTGGCTGCCGCGACGCTTTGGCTATACGGGCTGA
- a CDS encoding 3-oxoacid CoA-transferase subunit B: protein MTGKLTNAQIAWRAAQDIQDGAYVNLGIGFPEMVARFQPAGRQAIFHTENGILGFGEAPAAGEEDWDLINAGKKAVTIRPGTAFFHHADSFAMVRGGHLDVAILGAYQVAQSGDLANWSTGPKGVPAVGGAMDLVHGAKRVAVITDHVTKDGRPKLVQACTLPLTGVACVTRVYTSLAVVDIEGGRFVLREKLAALSFDDLQSLTGAPLHVDGAVTDLTVPEL from the coding sequence ATGACCGGCAAGCTGACGAACGCGCAGATCGCGTGGCGGGCCGCGCAGGACATCCAAGACGGGGCCTATGTCAATCTGGGCATCGGCTTCCCGGAAATGGTGGCGCGCTTCCAGCCCGCGGGGCGCCAGGCAATCTTTCACACCGAGAATGGCATCCTCGGCTTCGGCGAGGCTCCAGCTGCGGGCGAGGAGGACTGGGATCTGATCAACGCGGGCAAGAAGGCAGTGACGATCCGGCCCGGCACCGCCTTCTTCCATCACGCCGACAGCTTCGCGATGGTGCGGGGCGGGCATCTGGATGTGGCGATCCTGGGCGCCTATCAGGTCGCGCAGAGCGGCGATCTGGCGAACTGGTCCACCGGGCCCAAGGGCGTGCCTGCCGTGGGCGGGGCGATGGACCTGGTCCATGGCGCCAAGCGCGTCGCGGTCATCACCGACCATGTCACCAAGGACGGCAGGCCCAAGCTGGTCCAGGCCTGCACGCTGCCCCTGACCGGGGTGGCCTGCGTGACGCGGGTCTATACCTCGCTGGCGGTGGTGGACATCGAGGGCGGACGCTTCGTGCTGCGCGAAAAGCTGGCCGCGCTATCGTTCGACGACCTGCAATCCCTGACCGGCGCGCCGCTGCATGTCGACGGCGCCGTGACTGACCTGACCGTTCCGGAGCTGTGA